In Capsicum annuum cultivar UCD-10X-F1 unplaced genomic scaffold, UCD10Xv1.1 ctg6528, whole genome shotgun sequence, the genomic window GTCCTTTCTTACAACAAACATGAAATTTTAGAATggaagccttggagtaactgagAAGGTCACTCACGGGTTCAAGCTgaggaaacagcctctggcagaactGCATTGCGTACAGTAGACCCTTGTAGTCCAGTCCTTCCCCGGAACCCCGCACACAGCGGGAACTTTAGTCCACCGGGCTGTCCTTTCTTACAACAtgaagtttttgttttgtttatacaTTTATTGCCCATGTAAGTAACCTTTGTTTCCCCTTTAATGCAGACACCTACTGATAATGTTGCACAAATTTTGCATTGCATTGAGTCAACAAACAATCAAATCCCTCAGCAACAACAAGAGTTTACTAAGAAACAAAACCAATTTGAGCAAAGAGGCATATTCAGTAGTAGCATTAGTCCTAACAATTCATCAGATGATGGATACACATGGAGAAAATATGGACAAAAGCATGTAAAAGGGAGTAATTTTCCCAGAAGTTACTACAAATGCACTCAACAAACATGTCCTGTGAGGAAAAAAGTTGAGTGTGCACCAAATGGACAAGTCATAGAAATTGTCTACAATGGTCCTCATAATCACCCGAAAACTCAACATCTTCGACGAAAAGCTATGGATGCAGATTCCTATGTTGTTGGACAAGAAAAtggatcatcatcatcatcattgatatGGAGAAACGATCAGCAACTTGAGTACAATAAGGATGTTAATAGTTGTTGTAATGAACTAGAAAGAAAACCTTCTGCATCTGTCTTGTCTGATGTCTCATCCGATCCAATGTTGTCGAACAATCTGAAATCGATGAATGTGTTTGAATCAGATGCAACTCATGAGCTTTCTTCTACGCTaaatagt contains:
- the LOC124885420 gene encoding probable WRKY transcription factor 26 (The sequence of the model RefSeq protein was modified relative to this genomic sequence to represent the inferred CDS: added 276 bases not found in genome assembly); this encodes MQTPTDNVAQILHCIESTNNQIPQQQQEFTKKQNQFEQRGIFSSSISPNNSSDDGYTWRKYGQKHVKGSNFPRSYYKCTQQTCPVRKKVECAPNGQVIEIVYNGPHNHPKTQHLRRKAMDADSYVVGQENGSSSSSLIWRNDQQLEYNKDVNSCCNELERKPSASVLSDVSSDPMLSNNLKSMNVFESDATHELSSTLNSFDDEDEDLATQEGNFLGDGINEFEFEPKRRKKESYSVEPSLLSRTVREPKVVLQVESETDILEDGYRWRKYGQKVVKGNPNPRSYYKCTSAGCLVRKHVERASDDLKSVITTYEGKHNHEVP